Proteins co-encoded in one Verrucomicrobiota bacterium genomic window:
- a CDS encoding alcohol dehydrogenase: MTSPACSRVLPLAALLALGVAPGSRAMDWPRFRGPDATGISRETGWSWQWPADGPNELWRAKIGQGVSTVVVSRGLLISTGHNARKEAGGEDTVWCLDAVTGKPVWKHTYPAPLGDRFWEGGTTGVPTFDGDRVFHLSRQGGMFCFDAKAGSVVWSKQLNKDFGFAVPEWGFASSPLIVDGLIVLNAGDAGAALDRETGKLVWQNGRGSAAYATAALFEIDGTRCVALLTYRECVAVEVKSGKVRWRAPFKSNYDTNAGQPVIHDGTVELSAYSTPAVKLEARTGKPVDVWKTDTRVHFNAGVVLGGHLYAFHGQVDKREGELRCLDWKTGATKWARPGLGVGSLIASDGKLIALGEAGQLAVIEATPAGYKELAAAHTFAGKCWAAPVLANGLLYVRNMAGDLVCLDLRTTTK; the protein is encoded by the coding sequence ATGACCTCTCCCGCGTGTTCCCGTGTCCTGCCCCTCGCGGCGCTCCTCGCCTTGGGCGTTGCGCCCGGTTCGCGCGCGATGGATTGGCCGCGATTCCGCGGGCCGGACGCCACCGGCATTTCGCGCGAGACCGGCTGGTCGTGGCAATGGCCCGCCGACGGACCGAATGAACTCTGGCGCGCGAAAATCGGACAAGGCGTCTCGACCGTCGTCGTCTCGCGCGGCCTGCTCATCTCGACCGGCCACAATGCGCGCAAGGAAGCCGGCGGCGAGGACACCGTGTGGTGCCTCGACGCCGTGACCGGCAAGCCCGTCTGGAAACACACGTATCCCGCGCCACTGGGCGACCGCTTCTGGGAAGGCGGCACCACGGGCGTCCCCACGTTCGACGGCGACCGCGTTTTCCACCTGAGCCGGCAAGGCGGGATGTTCTGCTTCGATGCGAAGGCGGGCAGCGTCGTCTGGAGCAAGCAGCTCAACAAAGACTTCGGCTTCGCGGTGCCAGAATGGGGTTTCGCGTCTTCGCCGCTGATCGTGGACGGATTGATCGTGCTCAACGCCGGCGACGCGGGCGCCGCGCTCGACCGCGAGACGGGAAAGCTCGTCTGGCAAAACGGGAGGGGCTCGGCAGCGTACGCGACGGCGGCGCTGTTCGAAATCGACGGCACGCGCTGCGTCGCGCTGCTCACCTATCGCGAGTGCGTGGCGGTCGAGGTGAAGTCCGGCAAAGTCCGCTGGCGCGCGCCGTTCAAGTCGAACTACGACACGAACGCCGGCCAACCCGTCATCCACGACGGCACCGTCGAACTTTCGGCCTACAGCACGCCCGCGGTGAAGCTTGAGGCCCGCACCGGCAAGCCCGTCGACGTGTGGAAAACCGACACGCGCGTCCACTTCAACGCGGGCGTGGTGCTCGGCGGCCATCTCTACGCGTTCCACGGCCAGGTGGACAAGCGCGAGGGCGAACTGCGCTGCCTCGACTGGAAGACCGGCGCGACCAAGTGGGCCCGCCCCGGCCTCGGCGTCGGCTCGCTGATCGCATCCGACGGCAAGCTCATCGCGCTCGGCGAAGCCGGCCAACTCGCCGTGATCGAGGCCACGCCCGCCGGCTACAAGGAACTCGCCGCCGCGCACACATTCGCCGGCAAATGCTGGGCCGCGCCCGTGCTCGCCAACGGACTCCTCTACGTGCGCAACATGGCCGGCGACCTTGTCTGCCTCGACCTCCGCACCACCACAAAATGA
- a CDS encoding argininosuccinate synthase encodes MKIVLAYSGGLDTSVLLSWIKDKYDAEMIAFCADIGQEDELHGLEKKARNTGASKIYIDDLQEEFARDFIFPMIRAGAIYEGQYFLGTSIARPLIAKRMVEIARKEKADAIAHGATGKGNDQVRFELTAAALAPDLQVIAPWRDARYRSEFPGRAEMIAYCAKKKIPVQASAKKPFSSDRNLLHISYEAGILEDPWLDAGAPKYRGSFNTLSVFPEDAPGKPEFVTLEFARGNCVAVNGKKLSPLGVMQALNQLGGKHGVGRVDMVENRYVGMKSRGVYETPGGAILHFAHRQMESLTMDREVMHLRDALIPRYAELVYYGYWYSPERLALQTLVEESQKNVRGTVRVKLYKGNLMVAGRKSPVSLYNPHIATMEADPTKAYNQDDATGFIRLNALRLKVAAKVHAKKRI; translated from the coding sequence ATGAAAATTGTATTGGCATACTCGGGCGGATTGGACACCTCGGTTCTCCTGTCCTGGATCAAGGACAAATACGACGCCGAAATGATCGCCTTCTGCGCCGACATCGGGCAGGAGGACGAATTGCACGGCCTCGAAAAGAAGGCCCGCAACACCGGCGCGTCGAAGATTTACATTGATGACCTTCAGGAGGAATTCGCGCGCGACTTCATCTTCCCCATGATCCGCGCCGGCGCGATTTACGAGGGCCAATACTTCCTCGGCACAAGCATCGCGCGCCCGCTCATCGCCAAGCGCATGGTCGAAATCGCGCGCAAGGAAAAGGCCGACGCCATCGCCCACGGCGCGACCGGCAAGGGCAACGACCAGGTGCGCTTCGAACTCACCGCCGCCGCCCTCGCGCCGGATTTGCAGGTCATCGCCCCGTGGCGCGACGCGCGCTACCGCAGCGAATTTCCCGGCCGCGCCGAGATGATCGCGTATTGCGCGAAGAAAAAAATCCCCGTGCAGGCCAGCGCGAAGAAGCCGTTTTCGTCCGACCGCAACCTGCTGCACATCTCCTACGAGGCGGGCATCCTCGAAGACCCGTGGCTCGACGCGGGCGCGCCGAAATATCGCGGCTCGTTCAACACGCTCTCCGTGTTCCCCGAAGACGCGCCGGGCAAGCCGGAGTTCGTCACGCTGGAATTCGCGCGCGGCAACTGCGTGGCCGTGAACGGCAAAAAACTTTCGCCGCTCGGCGTGATGCAGGCGTTGAACCAACTCGGCGGCAAACACGGCGTCGGGCGCGTGGACATGGTGGAGAACCGTTACGTGGGCATGAAATCGCGCGGCGTGTATGAGACGCCCGGCGGCGCGATCCTGCATTTCGCGCACCGGCAGATGGAATCGCTCACGATGGACCGCGAGGTCATGCACCTGCGCGACGCGCTCATCCCGCGCTATGCGGAGCTGGTGTATTACGGCTACTGGTATTCGCCGGAGCGGCTGGCGTTGCAAACGCTCGTCGAGGAATCGCAGAAGAACGTGCGCGGCACGGTGCGCGTGAAACTTTACAAGGGCAACCTCATGGTGGCTGGACGCAAGTCCCCGGTGAGCCTTTACAATCCGCACATCGCCACGATGGAGGCCGACCCGACCAAAGCCTACAACCAGGACGACGCGACGGGTTTCATCCGGCTCAACGCGCTGCGGTTGAAGGTG
- a CDS encoding glycerol-3-phosphate dehydrogenase/oxidase, whose translation MNRDDALRALREAGQTWDVLVIGGGATGLGSALDAASRGFRTALVEQHDFAKATSGRSTKLIHGGVRYLRQGNLALVRDSLRERGLLLQNAPHLVRKLAFVVPCRTWSDRPFYGIGLKLYDALAGSLGLGATELLSRSEALARVPGVCADGLRGGVLYWDAQFDDARLALALARAVFDYGGVAANYVRVETLLKRDGRVCGARVRDMESGAEFEVKARVVVNATGVFTDPVRRLDDGNSPPMIAASQGAHLVLPREFLPGDSALMVPKTDDGRVLFAIPWHGRVVVGTTDTPVSETPLDPRPREDEVQFLLSHAAEHLARAPSTADVLSAWAGLRPLVKGGSGASTSRLSRDHTLVVSDSGLVTIAGGKWTTYRKMAEDTVDRVAVVGGLGRRPCVTAKLELPDDGSGLPAFGYADGVATTRDALEPLVREGVRSEMARTVEDFLARRTRWLMLDARGSVVVAPLVAELMAKELGCDANWAGRQTRAFAELARGYCGA comes from the coding sequence GTGAATCGAGACGACGCGTTGCGCGCCTTGCGGGAGGCGGGCCAGACGTGGGACGTGCTCGTCATCGGAGGTGGCGCCACGGGGCTGGGCTCGGCGCTGGATGCCGCGTCGCGGGGCTTTCGCACGGCGCTGGTGGAGCAGCACGATTTCGCAAAGGCCACCTCGGGCCGCAGCACAAAGCTCATCCACGGCGGCGTCCGATATCTCCGGCAGGGAAACCTCGCGCTGGTTCGCGATTCGCTGCGCGAGCGCGGGCTGCTGTTACAGAATGCGCCGCATCTTGTTCGCAAGCTGGCGTTCGTCGTGCCGTGCCGGACCTGGAGTGACAGGCCGTTCTACGGCATCGGGCTCAAGCTCTACGACGCGCTCGCCGGCTCGCTCGGGTTGGGCGCGACTGAACTGCTGTCGCGCAGTGAGGCGCTCGCGCGCGTGCCGGGGGTCTGCGCGGACGGCTTGCGCGGAGGGGTGCTGTATTGGGACGCGCAATTCGATGATGCGAGGTTGGCGCTGGCGCTGGCCCGCGCGGTTTTCGATTACGGCGGCGTTGCGGCGAACTACGTGCGGGTCGAAACGTTGCTCAAACGCGACGGCCGGGTCTGCGGCGCGCGAGTGCGGGACATGGAGAGCGGCGCCGAGTTCGAGGTGAAGGCCCGGGTGGTGGTGAACGCGACGGGCGTGTTCACAGATCCGGTCCGCCGGTTGGACGATGGGAACTCACCACCGATGATCGCCGCGAGTCAGGGCGCGCACCTTGTGTTGCCGCGGGAGTTCCTTCCCGGCGACTCCGCGCTGATGGTGCCGAAGACGGACGATGGCCGCGTGCTTTTCGCCATCCCGTGGCACGGGCGCGTTGTCGTGGGGACGACAGACACGCCCGTGAGCGAAACGCCTCTTGATCCCCGGCCGCGCGAGGATGAGGTTCAGTTCCTCCTCTCGCATGCGGCGGAACATCTGGCGCGCGCACCCTCGACGGCCGACGTGCTCAGCGCGTGGGCGGGCTTGCGTCCGCTGGTGAAGGGCGGCTCGGGCGCGAGCACGTCGCGGTTGTCGCGTGACCACACTTTGGTCGTTTCCGATTCGGGACTCGTGACCATCGCGGGCGGCAAGTGGACGACCTACCGCAAGATGGCGGAGGACACCGTGGACCGGGTGGCGGTCGTGGGTGGACTCGGGCGGCGGCCGTGCGTGACCGCGAAGTTGGAGCTGCCCGATGACGGCTCGGGGCTCCCGGCTTTCGGATATGCGGACGGTGTCGCGACGACGCGGGACGCGCTCGAACCACTCGTGCGCGAAGGGGTGCGGAGCGAAATGGCGCGGACGGTGGAGGACTTTCTGGCGCGGCGGACGCGCTGGCTGATGCTGGATGCGAGGGGAAGTGTCGTCGTTGCGCCACTCGTCGCGGAGTTGATGGCGAAGGAGTTAGGCTGCGACGCAAACTGGGCCGGACGACAGACGCGGGCATTCGCGGAACTCGCGCGCGGTTACTGCGGGGCGTGA
- the glgP gene encoding alpha-glucan family phosphorylase, with the protein MSEKPLSPSEVTELVNGLNRLTRNLWWTWSQEPQELFAELSPRGWQNLYHNAVAILHELTGYELRVRLQDPEFAERVRRVLRNFDTYLKEENTWGRQHAPELLDRPVAYFSAEFGFHETLPIAAGGLGMLAGDHAKSASDLGIGFVGISLFYREGYFQQTFNPDNWQTEYYTLLKPRNLPLEPVLDAKGDPLVCHVEVGMNQVSFQAWRVNVGRVPVYLLDTDRPDNEQRFRDLTLRVYGGDSTTRIMQELVLGVGGVKLLRALGLQPSVFHMNEGHAAFLTLELIREKIAEGKKFKEAFAETRQSCIFTTHTPVEAGHDRFSTDLMGYALNKYPTQLKIAFNEVMALGRVTPDNEQEPFCMTVLALKCSRAANAVSELHGRVSRQMWHCLWPDRSVDDVPIGHITNGIHLLGWMKGPVRRFWRRKLTAPPHAGEPPRGATTSFWRKNPVQPWETEVNSPEFWQRMEDPAFISDEELWSLRYRLRRELIEFTRRRLLLQGHRLGQSDFITFDALLNPDALTIGFARRFATYKRAPLIFQQFENIVKLAHDRARPVQFVFAGKAHPRDDEGKRFIQHIIHLGKYSDLKGHLVFIENYDVHVARSMVSGCDVWLNNPRRPLEASGTSGMKAGCHGCLNLSIMDGWWREGYDGTNGFSIGGDSHPDNVEEQDRQDSENLFRVLTEEVIPMFYNRDANGIPRQWITRIRRAMSTLVPQYNTWRMVQQYTRDFYVTD; encoded by the coding sequence ATGAGCGAGAAGCCACTCAGCCCGTCTGAAGTGACCGAACTTGTCAACGGACTCAATCGCCTCACGCGCAACCTCTGGTGGACGTGGAGCCAGGAACCGCAGGAGCTCTTCGCCGAACTCTCGCCACGCGGCTGGCAGAACCTCTACCACAACGCCGTGGCGATCCTCCACGAACTCACCGGCTACGAGTTGCGCGTGCGCTTGCAGGACCCCGAGTTCGCCGAGCGCGTGCGACGGGTGCTCCGGAATTTCGACACCTACTTGAAGGAGGAAAACACGTGGGGCCGGCAGCACGCGCCGGAACTCCTCGACCGGCCCGTGGCCTATTTCTCGGCGGAGTTTGGCTTCCACGAAACGCTGCCCATCGCTGCGGGCGGCCTCGGCATGCTGGCGGGCGACCACGCGAAGTCCGCGAGCGACCTCGGCATCGGCTTTGTCGGCATCAGCCTTTTCTACCGCGAAGGGTATTTCCAGCAGACCTTCAACCCCGACAACTGGCAGACGGAATACTACACGCTGCTCAAGCCGCGGAACCTCCCGCTCGAACCGGTGCTCGACGCGAAGGGCGACCCGCTCGTCTGCCATGTGGAGGTGGGGATGAATCAGGTCAGCTTCCAGGCGTGGCGCGTCAACGTCGGACGAGTCCCCGTTTATCTGCTCGACACAGACCGTCCCGACAACGAGCAGCGCTTCCGCGATCTCACCCTGCGTGTTTACGGCGGCGACAGCACCACGCGCATCATGCAGGAACTCGTGCTCGGCGTCGGCGGCGTGAAGCTCCTGCGCGCGCTCGGCCTTCAACCGTCCGTCTTCCACATGAACGAGGGCCACGCGGCGTTTCTGACGCTCGAGCTCATCCGCGAGAAAATCGCCGAGGGGAAGAAATTCAAGGAGGCGTTCGCCGAGACGCGGCAGTCGTGCATCTTCACGACGCACACGCCCGTCGAGGCGGGGCACGACCGCTTCAGCACGGACCTGATGGGCTACGCGCTCAACAAGTATCCCACCCAGCTCAAGATCGCCTTCAACGAGGTGATGGCGCTCGGCCGCGTGACGCCCGACAACGAGCAGGAGCCGTTCTGCATGACCGTGCTCGCGCTCAAGTGCTCGCGCGCCGCCAACGCCGTCAGCGAACTCCACGGCCGCGTCAGCCGCCAGATGTGGCACTGCCTGTGGCCCGACCGCAGCGTGGACGACGTGCCCATCGGCCACATCACGAACGGCATCCACCTGCTCGGCTGGATGAAGGGTCCCGTGCGCCGGTTCTGGCGCCGCAAGCTCACCGCGCCCCCGCACGCAGGCGAGCCGCCGAGGGGCGCGACCACCTCCTTCTGGCGCAAGAACCCCGTGCAGCCGTGGGAGACGGAGGTCAACTCACCCGAGTTCTGGCAACGGATGGAGGATCCCGCCTTCATCAGCGACGAGGAACTCTGGTCGCTCCGCTACCGGCTCCGGCGCGAACTCATCGAATTCACACGCCGCCGGCTCTTGCTTCAAGGCCACCGGCTCGGGCAGAGCGACTTCATCACGTTCGATGCGCTGCTCAACCCCGACGCGTTGACCATCGGCTTTGCGCGCCGCTTCGCCACCTACAAGCGCGCACCGCTGATCTTCCAGCAGTTTGAGAACATCGTGAAACTGGCCCATGACCGCGCGCGTCCCGTTCAGTTCGTCTTCGCCGGCAAAGCCCACCCCCGCGACGACGAGGGCAAGCGCTTCATCCAGCACATCATCCACCTCGGCAAATACAGCGACCTCAAGGGCCACCTCGTCTTCATCGAGAACTACGACGTCCACGTCGCCCGCTCGATGGTCTCCGGCTGCGACGTGTGGCTCAACAACCCGCGCCGCCCGCTCGAAGCCAGCGGCACCAGCGGCATGAAGGCCGGCTGCCACGGCTGCCTCAACCTCTCCATCATGGACGGCTGGTGGCGCGAAGGCTACGACGGCACCAACGGTTTCTCCATCGGTGGCGACTCTCACCCCGACAACGTCGAGGAGCAGGACCGGCAGGACAGCGAAAACCTTTTCCGCGTGCTGACCGAGGAAGTCATCCCGATGTTCTACAACCGTGACGCCAACGGCATCCCGCGACAGTGGATCACGCGCATCCGTCGCGCCATGTCCACGCTCGTGCCACAATACAACACCTGGCGCATGGTGCAGCAATACACGAGGGACTTCTATGTCACGGACTGA